aattatcgcacccagataactccataccagtgaaccggtttgtaactccgcttcatatcgtacctgaatggtactttttagcatattatgcggtgttaaaagtaatcccatccaaaaccggtggtttgttagtatttatgtcctctctcattaacttagctcttttatctgaaattcgagctttgaatactcgaatgttgatacgacaacattttatgactcgaaatgtagtcagtggatgggtaattatttgggtatacagtatgatcttcttgattattattggtagtgctattccacaagcgacttatatcttatatggtagattagctactatcgtatatcttactaccggattggttctatgcttatactaaatcaatagttataatgactacagcttccaagcaaacatgattaccgtgatattgaaatccaacacttttagctgtcttaacagtccagtggggtggtggtgtactgcaatcataaagaacttggttgtctgtatctcataaccggagtcatcttcagtattctaggaactataatgtctttgtttattcgatttgagtgaacacataagatcatcgaatttaacggtatgctcctgaaagt
This region of Besnoitia besnoiti strain Bb-Ger1 chromosome Unknown contig00224, whole genome shotgun sequence genomic DNA includes:
- a CDS encoding cytochrome b (encoded by transcript BESB_042560) is translated as MSAHYSLVIEQDSFVPYLPYYLIGLIFLQTAFGLIELSHPDNSIPVNRFVTPLHIVPEWYFLAYYAVLKVIPSKTGGLLVFMSSLINLALLSEIRALNTRMLIRQHFMTRNVVSGWVIIWVYSMIFLIIIGSAIPQATYILYGRLATIVYLTTGLVLCLY